GAGCATTTCTGACCAGCCTCGCAGCGAGACTTAAACCAGGTGCACCCCTAATCATTGCCGCTGTAAATGCCGATCTTCGTTCACCTGCACATTCAGTCATGATGCAAGCTTGGAAGGATCACATGTTGAGTGTGGGTGTGCTTCCTGAAGAGTGGGAGCGCTTTGCTGTTTCCTTGGGCCGTGAATCCGATCCAATATGCTCTGAAGAGATGACTCAGCTACTGACCGAATGCGGTTTCTCACATATTACACGTTACTTCGGGGCGTTCTGGGTGGAGGGGTATTATGCAATTCGAAACTAACGTGAAGCCTATGAAAGATCAGATTTGGGTCGTTGGCGGTTATGGTCAAGTAGGGCAGATGATATGTACTCAACTGGGGAAATTGTTCCCGGGTAAAGTATGGGCAGCAGGTACACGCATGAACCGTGCGGAAGAATTCAGCAGGTCTACAGGTGGTACGGTACTGCCGTTTCAACTGGATGTGACCAAACCTGTGGAGCCTTCAATGTTACGGCCTGTGAAGCTTGTAATCATGTGTGTGGACCAGAGCGATACCCGGTTTGTTGAAACCTGTGCACAAGCCGGAACCGATTATATTGATATTTCTGCAAAGTATGATTTTCTCGCCCAGGTTGAACAGCTGCACACCACAATGCAACGTTCCCAATCGACTGCAATACTCAGTGTTGGATTGTCACCGGGAGTAACGAACTTGCTCGTACGCGAAGCGACCATGCACATGGATCAGGTGGAGGAAGCAGATATTACCGTAATGCTGGGGCTTGGAGAGAAACACGGAAAAGCTGCCGTGGAGTGGACGGTTGATCAGATGAATGCCACCTACCAAGTGATGCAAAAGGGCAAGCCTACGGAGGTGCAAAGTTTCGGAGATGGCAAAAGGATCGATTTTGGAGCGGAATTGGGAAACCGGAAGGCCTATCGATTTAACTTTTCGGATCAACACGTGGTTGCTCGAACGTTACGTATTCCAACCGTATCGACCAGACTATGCCTGGACTCCCGCTGGATCACAACATCCATGGCAATCTCCAAACGTGCAGGGTTGTTCTCGTTGCTGCGTATCCCGTCTATTCGTAATGGAACAGTGAAGGCCTTTGGTCTTATTCCTGGCGGAGAGCCGATGTATGCTGTTAAGGCCGATGCTATTGGATGGGAAAATGGGGAACAAGTCCGCGTCGAACAATTGCTTGTTGGCGATAAGGAAGCAGATGCAACAGCAGCCGTAGCAGCAGCTGTGGCCGAACACGTATATAAAACAGAGTCAGCGTTGCCACATGGTGTGTTTCATATTGAACAGGTTCTCTCAATGCAGGACATTCAAGATGCACTTCATACGCCACTAAAGGTGACGACCAAGATCACCTAGTTTCATATTCTTTTGTTGGCACCCTCCGATCTGCTATGATGTAATCATAATCATGGCATGAATGGAGGGAGATCATGAACTGCGTTGCTGTATTACCTTATTACAAAGTACAGAGAGAAGTGACGGGTCTCGCCCAAGAGATTGAGATGAATGCCCGTTCGATGATTCTGTATTCAGATAAAATCGTGACCAAATACCGCGAATTCAACCTCACGGAAGTGTTTGATATGTCATTTCGCCGTATGGGGGATGAAGGTGGATTTTTCTATCTGCACACGAGCACTGGAGTATATCCATATATGGTCGAAATCGACCCCAAACCTTTTATACAAAGTTTCAGAAAGATGACGATTCAAAAATTAAAATAACTTGACCTTGCCGTTACGTAAAGGCTTAACCTCGGATATGGAAGGAACGATAACCAATTCAGAGGAGCCGTGAATGTAATGAGTATACTGATTCAGCAAGCTACGATCCTAACGATGAAAGATGCCGATGTCCCCTTTACGGGGGATATTCGTGTTGAAGGACATCGCATTACGCAGATTGCGGACCACATTCTGCCTCAACCGCAAGATGAGATTATCGATGGCCGCCATAAGATCGTCATGCCGGGTCTGATTAATGCCCACCAACATACACCAATGAGCCTGCTCCGGGGATTCTCGGATGATCTGAAGCTGATGGACTGGCTCGAACGCAAAATGTTGCCTGCCGAAGCGCGGATGAACCCGGAAGATATCTATTGGGGGGCCAAGTTATCCATCGCCGAGATGATCCGTTCGGGTACCACTGCCTTTGCCGATATGTACATTCATATGAACGAGATTGCCGAAGTTGTGAAGCAAACAGGTATCCGGGCATCGTTGACACGAGGAATGGTATTTATGGAGGACGATGGCGGACGCAGGTTGCAAGAGGCGATCGATCTTGTACAGCGCTGGTCTGGAGCGGCCGAGGGACGGATTACAACCATGTATGGACCGCACTCCCCCTACACTTGTCCCATGGAGCCGCTCCGTGAAGTCATTGCCATGACTGTCACAGAGGATATCCCGCTGCATATTCATCTGGCTGAGACAAAGGAAGAAGTTGTGAAGATTCGAGAGCGCTATGGCATGACACCGACGGAGTATTTGGAAGAGGCGGGTATGTTTGAACAGGCACATGTGTTGCTTGCGCATGGTGTACACCTCAATCGAAGGGATATCAGCAGATTGAAGGGTATGCGTGGTGGTGTAGCGCACAATCCGGTCAGCAATCTGAAGCTGGGG
The window above is part of the Paenibacillus sp. 1781tsa1 genome. Proteins encoded here:
- a CDS encoding amidohydrolase, with product MSILIQQATILTMKDADVPFTGDIRVEGHRITQIADHILPQPQDEIIDGRHKIVMPGLINAHQHTPMSLLRGFSDDLKLMDWLERKMLPAEARMNPEDIYWGAKLSIAEMIRSGTTAFADMYIHMNEIAEVVKQTGIRASLTRGMVFMEDDGGRRLQEAIDLVQRWSGAAEGRITTMYGPHSPYTCPMEPLREVIAMTVTEDIPLHIHLAETKEEVVKIRERYGMTPTEYLEEAGMFEQAHVLLAHGVHLNRRDISRLKGMRGGVAHNPVSNLKLGCGIAPITEMLAQGINVGIGTDGAGSATTVDMFEEIKAATWLQKLDYGDPTRLPAKNVLQMATRGSASLLGLQDEVGVLEVGCKADLILIDLAKPHLQPVHEVESLLAYSVNGADVDTTIVNGQILMQGRKLLTIDEDELYREVKVRAKRIVEGI
- a CDS encoding saccharopine dehydrogenase family protein yields the protein MQFETNVKPMKDQIWVVGGYGQVGQMICTQLGKLFPGKVWAAGTRMNRAEEFSRSTGGTVLPFQLDVTKPVEPSMLRPVKLVIMCVDQSDTRFVETCAQAGTDYIDISAKYDFLAQVEQLHTTMQRSQSTAILSVGLSPGVTNLLVREATMHMDQVEEADITVMLGLGEKHGKAAVEWTVDQMNATYQVMQKGKPTEVQSFGDGKRIDFGAELGNRKAYRFNFSDQHVVARTLRIPTVSTRLCLDSRWITTSMAISKRAGLFSLLRIPSIRNGTVKAFGLIPGGEPMYAVKADAIGWENGEQVRVEQLLVGDKEADATAAVAAAVAEHVYKTESALPHGVFHIEQVLSMQDIQDALHTPLKVTTKIT